ACATAGCTATTGACGTAATTGGCTACCCGCGCTTTGGTTTGTGCATTGACTGGCGCTTCTGGTACTAACACACGTGGCGCTTCACCAAACAGCCAAATGCCCAAGGTGGCTTTTTCATCCGGAGCAAGATTGGAAATAAGGCGTAACGCCTCTGAGGTCAGTTTATCCGGGTCACTGATCAACATACTACCAGAGGCATCGACTATCACACGAAATTGCGCGTCAGCATAGACAACAGGCGTTGCTAAGCCCAACCAAACCAATAACAACAGAGCACGTATTTTCAACCATTTCAAAACGCTGAACTCCTTTAATCACACTGCTGTCATCGAACCATATGGTGGCCTAACTCAAGTCATAAGGCTCCGGCATACCGTGCACCCATTTGATAATATGAGTGTCCCAGTCTTCTTCATCTACCGTATTTTCATTAACAGCATAGTGTTGAACAGTCAGCCCCTGACGGAGCATTTCTTTGTTGCTACCGACACGCAAAGGATGCCAGTTAGGCAACTCCTTGGTTTCATGCAACACACGATAACTGCATGTGTCTGGCAGCCAGTGAAACTCATCAATCTGATCTGGTGTCAGCGTAATACAACTTGGCACAATAGTCTGTC
The window above is part of the Marinomonas sp. THO17 genome. Proteins encoded here:
- a CDS encoding YcgN family cysteine cluster protein, whose protein sequence is MIAKRYEPFWKTVPLEKMSSEQWESICDGCGKCCLQKLQDEDTEEVYYTNLSCHQLNVSSCQCKVYETRQTIVPSCITLTPDQIDEFHWLPDTCSYRVLHETKELPNWHPLRVGSNKEMLRQGLTVQHYAVNENTVDEEDWDTHIIKWVHGMPEPYDLS